One window of the Nicotiana tabacum cultivar K326 chromosome 4, ASM71507v2, whole genome shotgun sequence genome contains the following:
- the LOC107832489 gene encoding uncharacterized protein LOC107832489, whose translation MSEFPPPEDDGAMVAHDNVGSKRHRRPSVRLGDIGGYDSSFDQHQRKPKSLMKSPSNKVSKNHHLANLSSNQTLTLVDTNPNGNSNFKKKLNDRSNVEGEGKGDANLDTVAIGSWKIRNLKSKKGPITKKMRSCWATKDDKTLSTDVEDLENNENSEHSPVHSPDNNIDIDIYRGMGNVNGRKTATRVSEEGPTTDTEARDWNWGSQRNGVKVWLNQLGLGRYASLFEIHEVDDEVLPMLTLEDLKDMGISAVGSRRKMYCSIQNLNKGFS comes from the coding sequence ATGTCGGAGTTTCCGCCACCGGAGGATGACGGAGCAATGGTTGCACACGACAACGTCGGCTCCAAACGCCACCGTCGTCCCAGCGTCCGGCTAGGCGACATCGGCGGTTATGATTCTTCTTTCGACCAACACCAACGAAAGCCCAAATCTCTCATGAAGTCTCCGTCCAACAAGGTTTCCAAAAATCATCATCTCGCCAACTTATCAAGTaatcaaaccctaaccctagttGATACTAACCCTAATGGCAATAgcaattttaagaaaaaattgaATGATAGGAGTAATGTTGAGGGGGAGGGTAAGGGGGATGCAAATTTGGATACTGTTGCCATTGGTAGTTGGAAAATTAGGAATTTGAAATCCAAGAAAGGTCCAATAACCAAGAAAATGAGGTCTTGTTGGGCTACCAAAGATGACAAAACACTTAGTACTGATGTGGAAGATTTGGAGAATAATGAAAACTCAGAACATAGCCCAGTTCATTCCCCTGACAATAATATAGATATTGACATTTATAGAGGAATGGGTAATGTGAATGGTAGGAAGACGGCGACTAGGGTTTCAGAGGAGGGCCCAACTACTGATACAGAGGCCCGAGATTGGAACTGGGGTTCACAGAGGAATGGGGTTAAGGTATGGCTGAACCAGCTAGGACTTGGTCGGTATGCCTCTCTGTTTGAGATTCATGAGGTTGACGATGAGGTTTTACCAATGCTAACGTTGGAGGATCTTAAGGATATGGGAATCAGTGCAGTCGGATCGCGAAGAAAAATGTATTGCTCAATTCAGAATCTAAATAAAGGGTTCTCTTGA
- the LOC107816303 gene encoding uncharacterized protein LOC107816303 isoform X1: protein MATAALTILAVLALFAVSSLTAAAETPFVVAHKKASVVKLKSGSERVSVSIDVYNHGSLAIYDVSLTDDSWSPKIFDFVAGNTSQSWERLDAGSHVSHSFELESKVKTTYYSAPAAITFRIPTKSKLQEAYSTPIPPLETFAEKAVGYKFDAAKKLLAKYGSHVSVVLVVLLFVRVISTPSSKSSAGNSKKKH from the exons ATGGCGACAGCAGCATTGACAATCTTGGCCGTCCTAGCTCTGTTTGCAGTTTCCTCTTTAACGGCGGCGGCGGAAACTCCATTTGTAGTGGCACACAAGAAGGCATCTGTCGTTAAGCTCAAGTCCGGTTCCGAACGTGTCTCCGTTTCCATTGACGTCTATAACCATGGATCTCT TGCTATATATGATGTCAGTCTTACTGATGATAGCTGGTCTCCgaaaatatttgattttgtggcTGGAAACACCTCTCAGTCATGGGAAAGACTTGATGC TGGCTCTCATGTTTCACACTCTTTTGAGTTGGAGTCCAAAGTGAAAACAACTTACTATAGCGCGCCTGCTGCCATAACATTCCGTATCCCTACGAAATCAAAACTACAG GAAGCATATTCTACGCCCATTCCGCCACTAGAAACCTTTGCAGAAAAAGCTGTTGGCTACAAATTTGACGCG GCAAAG AAGCTGCTCGCAAAGTATGGATCCCATGTTTCTGTAGTTCTCGTCGTCCTATTGTTCGTGAGAGTTATTTCTACTCCATCATCAAAGTCAAGTGCTGGGAACTCAAAGAAAAAGCACTGA
- the LOC107832490 gene encoding sialyltransferase-like protein 2 isoform X2, giving the protein MRFPSETVPKWKDPKTGELEGLSYELNLCEAVATWEQVRNSTTVLTKEYIDALPNGWEDYAWRRINKGVLLNRCENRTLCMEKLSLVLPERPPLVPRQYGRCAVIGNSGDLLRTKFGDEIDGYEAVFRENGAPIQNYTEFVGSKSTFRLLNRGSAKALDKVAELYDKGKEVLIVKTTIHDIMNKMIREVPILNPVYLMLGASFGSAAKGTGLKALEFALSICDTVDMYGFTVDPGYKEWTRYFSESRQGHTPLQGRAYYQMMECLGLIKIHSPMRADPNRVVKWLPSRSSITAARIASEKLLRRVGAGSTNLLATCSIIKKQKGKNVDMSTLRRAAGEHHKYVKGTTMYPLEHNPGHGQLCTVTNKLIIRKLN; this is encoded by the exons ATGAGGTTTCCCAGTGAAACAGTTCCAAAGTGG AAAGATCCAAAAACGGGAGAACTTGAGGGCTTGTCATATGAGCTGAATTTATGTGAAGCTGTGGCTACTTGGGAACAG GTGAGGAACAGTACCACAGTACTCACTAAAGAGTACATTGATGCTCTACCAAATGGATGGGAGGACTATGCATGGCGGAGGATTAACAAGGGAGTACTCCT GAACCGATGTGAAAATAGAACTCTTTGCATGGAAAAGCTCTCTCTTGTACTTCCAGAAAGACCACCATTAGTTCCAAGGCAGTATGGTCGATGTGCTGTTATTGGCAATTCAGGAGATCTTCTGAGAACAAAATTTGGCGATGAGATTGATGGCTATGAAGCTGTTTTCAGGGAAAATGGAGCACCGATACAG AACTACACAGAGTTTGTGGGCTCCAAAAGTACATTTCGCCTTCTTAATAGGGGTTCTGCTAAAGCTCTTGACAAAGTAGCAGAGTTGTATG ACAAAGGAAAGGAGGTGCTGATAGTCAAAACAACTATACATGACATCATGAACAAGATGATTCGG GAAGTTCCAATTCTCAACCCAGTATATCTCATGTTGGGTGCATCCTTTGGTTCTGCAGCAAAAGGAACTGGACTAAAGGCTCTAGAATTTGCCCTTTCCATCTGTGATACTGTCGATATGTATGGTTTTACAGTTGATCCAGGCTATAAAGAATG GACTAGATATTTTTCAGAGTCTCGGCAAGGTCATACACCTCTGCAGGGAAGGGCATACTATCAAATGATGGAATGCCTAGGG CTTATTAAAATCCATTCCCCTATGCGAGCGGATCCAAATCGTGTTGTGAAGTGGTTACCCAGCCGCAGCTCAATCACTGCTGCCCGAATTGCATCAGAGAAATTGCTGAG GAGGGTCGGAGCTGGATCGACCAATCTTTTGGCTACATGTTCCATCATTAAGAAACAGAAAGGAAAGAATGTGGACATGTCAACCCTTAGAAGAGCAGCCGGTGAACATCACAAATATGTCAAAGGCACAACAATGTATCCTTTGGAGCACAATCCAGGACATGGCCAACTCTGCACAGTTACCAACAAATTGATAATCAGAAAACTGAACTAA
- the LOC107832490 gene encoding sialyltransferase-like protein 2 isoform X1 yields the protein MKLLKLAFLVALASGLGAILIYITGLSSPHGSYHVSDEDLEALRTLQSGFQKCVSANGLGLQAVSGRDNCEVIMRFPSETVPKWKDPKTGELEGLSYELNLCEAVATWEQVRNSTTVLTKEYIDALPNGWEDYAWRRINKGVLLNRCENRTLCMEKLSLVLPERPPLVPRQYGRCAVIGNSGDLLRTKFGDEIDGYEAVFRENGAPIQNYTEFVGSKSTFRLLNRGSAKALDKVAELYDKGKEVLIVKTTIHDIMNKMIREVPILNPVYLMLGASFGSAAKGTGLKALEFALSICDTVDMYGFTVDPGYKEWTRYFSESRQGHTPLQGRAYYQMMECLGLIKIHSPMRADPNRVVKWLPSRSSITAARIASEKLLRRVGAGSTNLLATCSIIKKQKGKNVDMSTLRRAAGEHHKYVKGTTMYPLEHNPGHGQLCTVTNKLIIRKLN from the exons ATGAAGCTATTGAAGCTGGCATTTTTAGTTGCTTTGGCATCTGGACTTGGAGCTATTCTCATCTACATCACTGGTCTCTCCTCTCCAC ATGGATCATATCATGTCTCGGATGAGGATTTGGAGGCATTGCGAACTCTACAGAGTGGTTTTCAGAAGTGCGTG AGTGCAAATGGATTAGGTTTACAAGCTGTGAGTGGCAGGGACAATTGTGAGGTTATAATGAGGTTTCCCAGTGAAACAGTTCCAAAGTGG AAAGATCCAAAAACGGGAGAACTTGAGGGCTTGTCATATGAGCTGAATTTATGTGAAGCTGTGGCTACTTGGGAACAG GTGAGGAACAGTACCACAGTACTCACTAAAGAGTACATTGATGCTCTACCAAATGGATGGGAGGACTATGCATGGCGGAGGATTAACAAGGGAGTACTCCT GAACCGATGTGAAAATAGAACTCTTTGCATGGAAAAGCTCTCTCTTGTACTTCCAGAAAGACCACCATTAGTTCCAAGGCAGTATGGTCGATGTGCTGTTATTGGCAATTCAGGAGATCTTCTGAGAACAAAATTTGGCGATGAGATTGATGGCTATGAAGCTGTTTTCAGGGAAAATGGAGCACCGATACAG AACTACACAGAGTTTGTGGGCTCCAAAAGTACATTTCGCCTTCTTAATAGGGGTTCTGCTAAAGCTCTTGACAAAGTAGCAGAGTTGTATG ACAAAGGAAAGGAGGTGCTGATAGTCAAAACAACTATACATGACATCATGAACAAGATGATTCGG GAAGTTCCAATTCTCAACCCAGTATATCTCATGTTGGGTGCATCCTTTGGTTCTGCAGCAAAAGGAACTGGACTAAAGGCTCTAGAATTTGCCCTTTCCATCTGTGATACTGTCGATATGTATGGTTTTACAGTTGATCCAGGCTATAAAGAATG GACTAGATATTTTTCAGAGTCTCGGCAAGGTCATACACCTCTGCAGGGAAGGGCATACTATCAAATGATGGAATGCCTAGGG CTTATTAAAATCCATTCCCCTATGCGAGCGGATCCAAATCGTGTTGTGAAGTGGTTACCCAGCCGCAGCTCAATCACTGCTGCCCGAATTGCATCAGAGAAATTGCTGAG GAGGGTCGGAGCTGGATCGACCAATCTTTTGGCTACATGTTCCATCATTAAGAAACAGAAAGGAAAGAATGTGGACATGTCAACCCTTAGAAGAGCAGCCGGTGAACATCACAAATATGTCAAAGGCACAACAATGTATCCTTTGGAGCACAATCCAGGACATGGCCAACTCTGCACAGTTACCAACAAATTGATAATCAGAAAACTGAACTAA
- the LOC107816303 gene encoding uncharacterized protein LOC107816303 isoform X2, with the protein MATAALTILAVLALFAVSSLTAAAETPFVVAHKKASVVKLKSGSERVSVSIDVYNHGSLAIYDVSLTDDSWSPKIFDFVAGNTSQSWERLDAGSHVSHSFELESKVKTTYYSAPAAITFRIPTKSKLQEAYSTPIPPLETFAEKAVGYKFDAKLLAKYGSHVSVVLVVLLFVRVISTPSSKSSAGNSKKKH; encoded by the exons ATGGCGACAGCAGCATTGACAATCTTGGCCGTCCTAGCTCTGTTTGCAGTTTCCTCTTTAACGGCGGCGGCGGAAACTCCATTTGTAGTGGCACACAAGAAGGCATCTGTCGTTAAGCTCAAGTCCGGTTCCGAACGTGTCTCCGTTTCCATTGACGTCTATAACCATGGATCTCT TGCTATATATGATGTCAGTCTTACTGATGATAGCTGGTCTCCgaaaatatttgattttgtggcTGGAAACACCTCTCAGTCATGGGAAAGACTTGATGC TGGCTCTCATGTTTCACACTCTTTTGAGTTGGAGTCCAAAGTGAAAACAACTTACTATAGCGCGCCTGCTGCCATAACATTCCGTATCCCTACGAAATCAAAACTACAG GAAGCATATTCTACGCCCATTCCGCCACTAGAAACCTTTGCAGAAAAAGCTGTTGGCTACAAATTTGACGCG AAGCTGCTCGCAAAGTATGGATCCCATGTTTCTGTAGTTCTCGTCGTCCTATTGTTCGTGAGAGTTATTTCTACTCCATCATCAAAGTCAAGTGCTGGGAACTCAAAGAAAAAGCACTGA